One Rosa chinensis cultivar Old Blush chromosome 3, RchiOBHm-V2, whole genome shotgun sequence DNA window includes the following coding sequences:
- the LOC112194941 gene encoding cation/H(+) antiporter 19, whose product MAPAPLPATTPPMKATSNGSFQGENPLDYALPLLILQIILVVVFTRFLAYLLKPLRQPRVIAEVIGGCLLGPSAFGRSKTFLHMIFPPKGMTVLDTVANIGLCFFLFLVGLELDIGAIRRTGKKSLGIAFCGITLPFVLGIGTSEALRATVSKGVKQGPFLVFNGVALSITAFPVLARILAELKLLTTDVGRIAMSAAAVNDVAAWILLALAIALTGNNTSPLVSVWVLLCGAGFVGFAVVAIRPILVMMARRSPEGEPVKELYICITLSLVLAAGFVTDTIGIHALFGAFVVGIIMPKEGPFAGVLIEKIEDLVSGLLLPLYFVSSGLKTNFLTISGGVSWGMLVLVICTASFGKIVGTVTVSMLFKVPFREALALGFLMNTKGLVELIVLNIGKDRKVLNEQTFAIFVLMALFTTFITTPLVMAVYKPARKGAPYKLRTIFRKSPDTELRILACFHTTRNIPTIINLIESSRGTHKRGRLTIYAMHLMELSERSSAISMVHKARYNGLPFWNKKSDGNDQMVIAFEAYEQLSSVKIRPATAISSLNDMHEDICACAHQKTVAMILLPFHKHQKLDGTMESVGHSFQVVNERVLRHAPCSVGILVDRGLGGTTQVSASEVSFTAVVAFFGGRDDREALAYGMRLAEHPGIALTVFRFVAPQGKTLRFGAKLVGITADNKKILKEEDSSQENEEDEKFLEEYKNVRSSNKEKEESMFYEEKVVDSKGEIAVALKTLSKHNLFIVGRMSSTVPLVESSDCAELGPIGSFLASSDFSSTASVVVIQQYDATASRPLVVEEADYELPESSSMV is encoded by the exons ATGGCACCTGCGCCGCTGCCGGCGACCACCCCACCCATGAAGGCCACTTCAAATGGATCATTTCAAGGTGAAAATCCACTTGATTACGCTCTTCCCTTACTCATCCTCCAAATCATCTTGGTCGTGGTGTTCACCAGgtttcttgcatatcttctaaAACCTCTCCGGCAACCCCGAGTCATAGCCGAAGTTATA GGCGGATGTCTGTTGGGCCCCTCCGCATTCGGGAGGAGCAAGACCTTTCTACACATGATTTTCCCCCCAAAAGGCATGACGGTGCTAGACACGGTAGCCAACATCGGGCtctgcttcttcctcttcctcgtcggCCTTGAGCTCGACATCGGCGCCATCCGCCGCACAGGCAAGAAGTCCCTCGGCATCGCCTTCTGCGGGATCACCCTCCCCTTCGTCCTCGGCATCGGCACCTCCGAAGCCCTACGCGCCACTGTCTCGAAAGGTGTGAAACAAGGCCCCTTCCTCGTTTTCAACGGCGTCGCCCTCTCCATCACCGCCTTCCCCGTCCTCGCCCGCATCCTCGCTGAGCTCAAGCTCCTCACCACCGACGTCGGCCGCATCGCCATGTCCGCCGCCGCCGTCAACGACGTCGCCGCCTGGATCCTTCTAGCCCTCGCCATCGCCCTCACTGGCAACAACACCTCCCCGCTCGTCTCCGTCTGGGTCCTCCTCTGCGGTGCCGGCTTCGTCGGGTTCGCCGTCGTCGCCATCCGCCCCATACTGGTCATGATGGCGCGAAGGTCCCCAGAGGGCGAACCCGTGAAGGAGCTGTACATCTGCATCACTCTCTCGCTGGTTTTGGCTGCGGGGTTCGTGACGGACACGATTGGGATACACGCGCTGTTCGGCGCATTCGTGGTGGGGATCATAATGCCGAAGGAGGGTCCGTTCGCTGGTGTGTTGATAGAGAAGATTGAGGACCTGGTTTCGGGGCTTCTATTGCCGCTTTATTTTGTATCCAGTGGGCTCAAGACTAATTTTTTGACTATAAGCGGGGGGGTGTCGTGGGGTATGCTGGTGCTGGTGATATGTACAGCGTCGTTTGGGAAGATCGTCGGGACTGTCACTGTGTCGATGCTGTTCAAGGTGCCTTTCAGGGAAGCCTTGGCGCTTGGCTTCCTTATGAATACAAAGGGCTTGGTGGAGCTCATCGTCCTCAATATTGGCAAGGATAGAAAG GTACTGAACGAACAGACTTTTGCCATCTTTGTTTTGATGGCGTTGTTCACCACCTTCATCACCACACCACTAGTGATGGCAGTGTACAAACCAGCAAGAAAGGGAGCCCCTTACAAACTACGCACCATTTTTCGCAAAAGCCCAGACACAGAACTTCGAATATTGGCATGCTTCCACACCACCCGCAACATCCCCACCATTATCAACCTCATCGAGTCGTCTCGCGGCACCCACAAGCGCGGACGACTCACCATCTACGCCATGCACCTCATGGAGCTCTCGGAGCGGTCCTCTGCAATCTCCATGGTCCACAAAGCCCGCTATAATGGCCTCCCATTTTGGAACAAGAAGAGTGATGGAAATGACCAAATGGTTATTGCTTTTGAGGCCTACGAGCAGCTCAGCAGCGTCAAGATTCGGCCAGCCACCGCCATCTCTTCTTTAAACGACATGCACGAGGACATATGCGCCTGCGCGCACCAAAAAACTGTGGCAATGATTTTGTTGCCGTTTCacaagcatcagaagctggacGGCACCATGGAGTCGGTCGGACACTCATTTCAAGTGGTGAACGAGCGTGTGCTCCGACATGCGCCTTGTTCGGTTGGGATTCTAGTTGATAGAGGACTCGGTGGCACCACGCAGGTCTCAGCTAGCGAAGTGTCGTTTACGGCGGTGGTGGCGTTCTTCGGAGGAAGAGATGACCGGGAGGCACTGGCTTATGGTATGAGACTGGCTGAACATCCTGGGATTGCGTTGACTGTTTTTAGATTCGTTGCTCCACAAGGGAAGACATTGAGATTTGGAGCGAAATTAGTTGGGATAACAGCTGACAACAAGAAAATACTGAAAGAAGAAGATAGTAGCCAAGAGAATGAAGAGGACGAGAAGTTCTTGGAGGAGTACAAGAATGTAAGAAGTAGCAATAAGGAAAAGGAAGAGTCCATGTTTTACGAGGAGAAGGTGGTGGACAGCAAAGGGGAGATCGCGGTGGCATTAAAGACTCTGAGCAAGCACAACTTGTTTATAGTAGGGAGAATGTCGTCGACTGTCCCGTTGGTAGAGTCGAGTGACTGTGCAGAGCTTGGGCCAATCGGAAGCTTCTTAGCCTCGTCAGACTTCTCTTCCACAGCTTCAGTTGTGGTGATTCAACAATATGATGCTACAGCGTCGCGGCCGCTTGTGGTGGAGGAAGCTGACTATGAGTTGCCGGAGTCGTCGTCTATGGTATAA